A stretch of the Heptranchias perlo isolate sHepPer1 unplaced genomic scaffold, sHepPer1.hap1 HAP1_SCAFFOLD_1609, whole genome shotgun sequence genome encodes the following:
- the LOC137309313 gene encoding ATP-binding cassette sub-family C member 3-like, with protein DHNVTLNTDSPDLTPCFQNTVLIWIPCVYLWVIFPLYFLYLRQSSRGYIRVTVLNRVKTVLGVLLWIVSWSNLFYSFDELVNQQVRAPAYFISSLVLGATMLLATFLIQYERLRGIQSSGILFFFWLIALLCAVIPFRSKILLALRESGISDVFRFTTFYIYFTFVLIQFFLCCFSEPPPYFSRTSATVNPCPETSAGFLSKLTFWWFTGMAVQGYKQPLEDKHLWSLNKDDTSEVIVPKLLQEWEQQKLKIQRRQEMFFTSCSPTLNGADGEPHEAEVLFLDQANKEKPLFLIALCKTFAPYFLLGSALKLCQDLLSFVNPQLLNMLISFIKNPEARTWWGYSIAALMFFSATLQTLLLHQHFQYCFVTGMRLRTAIVGAIYRKSLVITNSAKRSSTVGEIVNLMSVDAQRLLDLTSFLNMLWSAPLQICLALYFLWQYLGPSVLAGVAVMVLLIPFNAVIAVKTRSFQVCLEEETPSLLSSFTLSHSPSLPLSFTHTSPV; from the exons gaTCATAACGTTACATTGAATACAGACAGTCCAGATCTGACGCCATGCTTCCAGAACACTGTCCTGATTTGGATTCCATGTGTATACCTGTGGGTGATCTTTCCCCTTTACTTCCTGtatctccgacagagcagcagagGTTACATCAGGGTCACCGTGCTCAACAGGGTCAAAACG GTTCTGGGGGTGCTGCTGTGGATTGTCTCCTGGTCGAACCTCTTCTATTCCTTCGATGAGCTCGTGAACCAACAAGTACGGGCTCCAGCGTATTTCATCAGCTCTTTGGTGCTGGGAGCCACCATG TTACTCGCTACGTTTCTGATCCAGTACGAGAGGCTGCGGGGGATCCAGTCCTCAGGAATCCTCTTCTTCTTCTGGCTCATCGCGCTCCTTTGTGCTGTGATACCATTCAGATCAAAGATCCTGCTGGCACTCCGTGAG agtGGAATATCTGATGTCTTCCGATTCACCACGTTCTACATTTACTTTACCTTCGTTCTCATTCAGTTCTTTCTCTGCTGCTTCAGTGAGCCTCCTCCATACTTCTCCAGGACATCAGCCACTGTG AATCCCTGCCCTGAAACGAGTGCTGGATTCCTCTCCAAGTTGACGTTCTGGTGGTTTACCGG TATGGCAGTGCAGGGTTACAAGCAACCCCTGGAGGACAAACATCTCTGGTCACTGAACAAAGACGATACGTCAGAGGTCATTGTACCAAAACTACTCCAAGAGTGGGAGCAACAGAAACTAAAAATACAGAG GAGGCAGGAGATGTTCTTCACCAGCTGCTCGCCCACGTTGAACGGGGCTGATGGGGAGCCCCATGAAgcagaggtgctgttccttgaccAGGCAAACAAGGAGAAGCCTTTGTTCCTCATAGCCTTGTGCAAGACCTTTGCTCCGTATTTCCTCTTGGGATCGGCACTGAAGCTTTGCCAGGACCTGTTGTCCTTTGTCAATCCCCAGCTTCTCAA CATGTTGATTTCCTTCATCAAGAACCCGGAAGCCAGGACGTGGTGGGGCTACAGCATCGCCGCCTTGATGTTCTTCTCAGCGACTTTGCAGACACTCCTTCTCCACCAGCACTTCCAGTATTGCTTTGTCACCGGCATGAGGCTGCGGACTGCCATCGTTGGAGCCATATACCGGAAG TCTTTGGTGATCACCAACTCGGCCAAACGTTCGTCCACCGTTGGGGAGATTGTAAACCTGATGTCAGTAGACGCCCAGAGGTTACTGGACCTCACCAGCTTCCTGAACATGCTGTGGTCGGCCCCGCTCCAGATCTGCCTGGCTCTCTACTTCCTGTGGCAG TACCTGGGTCCTTCAGTGCTGGCTGGTGTCGCAGTCATGGTTCTGCTGATCCCATTCAATGCAGTGATCGCTGTGAAAACCAGAAGCTTTCAGGTATGTCTGGAGGAAGAAACTCCTTCTCTCCTCTCATCCTTTACTCTTTCccattctccttctctccctctgtccttcaCTCACACGTCCCCTGTG